In Calonectris borealis chromosome 8, bCalBor7.hap1.2, whole genome shotgun sequence, a single genomic region encodes these proteins:
- the TTC39A gene encoding tetratricopeptide repeat protein 39A codes for MDSRAANSGSGDARSPTSDLNMALHECMAALDLFLNNKFSDALASLQAKTKDSMYHALTYATILEMQAMMTFDPQDILNAGNTMKEAQATCQKFRKKSTVADSINNLVHRQSLEHFTEEEIHAEICYAECLLQRAALTFLQDENMVSFIKGGIKVRNSYQTYRELDSLIQSPHYVKGENHLHFEGGVKLGVGAFNLTLSMFPARILRLLEFVGFSGNKEHGLLQLQEGASSYSFRSVLCTMLLLCYHTFMTFVLGTGKGNIEEAERLLKPYLARYPKGAIFLFFAGRIETLKGNIDAAVNRYEECCEAQQYWKQFHHMCYWELMWCFTYKRQWKMAFFYADLLSKENTWSKATYIYMKAAYLSMFGPDDCSPFGDSEVELFRIVPSLKLKIAGKSLPTEKFAIRKARRYLSSNPIPLPVPPLEMMYIWNGYAVIGKCPNLTEGMLETLIEAEEALTRSSATELLADDQCVIKLLKGLCLKHLGKISEAEDHFNYIYLNEKKIKYDHYLIPNALLELAILYLDQDRREKAIKLLERAKQNYKNYSMETRTHFRIQAALHQAKSAPENGMHSGASAVS; via the exons GTCACCTACATCAGATCTCAACATGGCATTGCATGAGTGTATGGCAGCTCTGGATTTATTTCTTAACAACAAGTTCTCGGATGCTTTGGCTTCTTTACAAGCAAA AACTAAAGATAGTATGTATCATGCACTGACTTATGCCACCATATTGGAAATGCAAGCTATGATGACATTTGATCCTCAGGACATACTGAATGCAGGAAACACGATGAAGGAAGCTCAAGCCACCTGTCAAAA ATTTAGGAAGAAATCAACAGTAGCTGATTCTATCAACAACCTTGTGCATCGACAAAGCCTTGAACACTTTACTGAAG AGGAAATCCATGCAGAAATTTGCTATGCTGAATGTTTACTTCAGAGAGCAGCACTCACGTTCCTCCAG GATGAGAACATGGTTAGCTTCATAAAAGGAGGCATCAAAGTCCGAAACAGTTACCAAACATACAG GGAGCTGGACAGTCTCATACAGTCTCCGCATTATGTCAAAGGAGAGAACCATCTTCATTTTGAGGGAGGTGTAAAACTTGGGGTTGGAGCATTTAATCTG ACATTGTCCATGTTTCCTGCACGGATTCTGAGGTTGCTGGAGTTTGTTGGATTTTCTGGAAACAAG GAGCATGGTCTGCTGCAGCTTCAAGAAGGAGCATCATCATACAGCTTTAGGTCGGTGCTGTGTACCATGCTGTTGCTTTGCTATCATACTTTCATGACCTTTGTGTTAG GGACAGGAAAGGGAAATATTGAGGAGGCAGAAAGACTACTTAAGCCTTACTTGGCTCGCTATCCAAAG gGAGCCATATTCCTGTTTTTTGCAGGCAGGATAGAAACACTAAAGGGTAATATTGATGCG GCAGTTAATAGATATGAAGAATGTTGTGAGGCTCAGCAATACTGGAAGCAGTTTCATCACATGTGTTACTGGGAGCTCATGTGGTGCTTCACCTACAAGCGCCAGTGGAAGATGGCTTTCTTCTACGCAGACCTGCTAAGCAAAGAAAACACTTGGTCAAAG GCTACTTACATTTACATGAAAGCTGCTTATCTCAGTatgtttggaccagatgactgcAGTCCTTTTGGAGACAGTGAAGTTGAATTATTTAG GATTGTTCCCAGTTTGAAACTGAAAATTGCAGGGAAATCACTGCCTACAGAAAAGTTTGCAATTCGGAAAGCTCGGCGATATCTTTCTTCAAACCCTATTCCATTGCCTGTTCCACCTTTG GAAATGATGTATATCTGGAATGGCTATGCTGTAATTGGAAAATGTCCCAACTTAACAGAAGGCATGTTAGAGACTTTAATTGAAGCAGAAGAAGCATTGACAAGAAGTTCAG CTACAGAATTACTAGCAGATGACCAGTGCGTGATAAAACTGTTAAAGGGCTTATGCCTCAAGCATTTGGGCAAGATCTCAGAAGCAGAAGACCATTTTAATTACATCTATTTAAA TGAGAAGAAGATAAAATATGACCATTATCTAATTCCAAATGCCTTGCTGGAGCTGGCGATACTGTATCTAGACCAggatagaagagaaaaagcaataaaactgcTGGAAAGAGCAAA